From one Trifolium pratense cultivar HEN17-A07 linkage group LG1, ARS_RC_1.1, whole genome shotgun sequence genomic stretch:
- the LOC123913834 gene encoding 2-keto-3-deoxy-L-rhamnonate aldolase: MANTTTISFTLTTPKSTTTFLSSLPTKSNLNFKLNPFTSSTHFKSIPNSSIPILKSFPDDTVITTTTPSYRNLKSRLRSGETLYGIFLLTFSPTLSEIAGLAGYDFVVVDMEHGHGSISDALPCLHALAASQTAAIVRVPETTAAWAKKALDLGPQGIMFPMIESGKSAAKAVSYCRFPPAGLRGSAHPIVRASSYGIDEGYLNNYLDELLVMVQVESEEGVKNVEKIAAVDGVDCVQMGPLDLSASMGYLWDPGNKKVKETLREAERKVLKRKSEKDDVFLSGFALPFDGPKDLRSRGYHMVSGASDVGLFRNSVVEDVLRFKESLVEDGSDSDREELGKDADEKYWSE, encoded by the coding sequence atggCGAACACCACCACAATCTCCTTCACTCTCACAACACCAAAATCAACAACcacatttctctcttctcttcccACTAAATCCAATCTCAATTTCAAACTCAACCCATTCACTTCCTCAACACATTTCAAATCCATTCCCAATTCTTCCATCCCCATTCTCAAATCCTTCCCCGACGACACcgtcatcaccaccaccactcCCTCATACCGCAACCTCAAATCCCGTCTCCGTTCCGGCGAAACCCTCTACGGCATCTTCCTCCTCACCTTCTCTCCAACATTATCCGAAATCGCCGGTCTCGCCGGCTATGATTTCGTCGTCGTCGACATGGAACACGGCCACGGAAGCATCTCTGATGCTCTTCCATGTCTACACGCACTCGCCGCTTCACAAACCGCCGCAATAGTTCGTGTTCCAGAAACCACTGCTGCATGGGCTAAAAAGGCCCTAGATTTAGGTCCACAAGGGATCATGTTTCCGATGATAGAATCTGGGAAATCCGCAGCAAAAGCTGTTTCTTACTGCCGTTTTCCACCCGCCGGGCTTCGTGGCTCGGCCCATCCGATTGTTCGGGCTTCGAGCTATGGTATTGATGAAGGTTACTTGAATAATTACCTTGATGAGCTTTTGGTTATGGTTCAGGTTGAATCTGAAGAAGGAGTGAAGAATGTTGAAAAAATTGCAGCTGTTGATGGTGTTGACTGTGTGCAAATGGGACCGTTGGATTTGAGTGCTAGTATGGGGTATTTGTGGGATCCAGGGAATAAGAAAGTGAAAGAGACTTTGAGGGAAGCGGAGAGGAAGGTTTTGAAGAGGAAGAGTGAAAAAGATGATGTTTTTTTGTCTGGTTTTGCTTTGCCGTTTGATGGGCCGAAGGATCTTCGGTCGCGTGGTTATCATATGGTGTCGGGTGCTTCTGATGTTGGTTTGTTTAGGAATTCGGTTGTTGAGGATGTTTTGCGGTTTAAGGAGAGTTTGGTTGAGGATGGTTCGGATAGTGATAGGGAAGAATTGGGTAAAGATGCTGATGAGAAGTATTGGAGTGAATGA